From Streptomyces sp. NBC_00370, a single genomic window includes:
- a CDS encoding DUF4129 domain-containing protein encodes MAGARGDIPVDTPRDPAREAARRELSKPLYHQNDPSLLRRALDRFWDWVDDLFNSASGATPGGTLGLIAVAVLVLALAAALWWRLGTPRRIPGTAGTLFDEGPRSAAEHRTAAEAHAAAGRWNQALQERMRAVVRSLEERALLDPRPGRTAVEAALDAGHPLPAHADRLRTAAREFDAVTYGGRTADQDAYLRMRELDLALQRAKPQLSPAAAGAGGTAP; translated from the coding sequence ATGGCGGGCGCGCGGGGCGACATCCCGGTGGACACCCCGCGCGACCCGGCCCGTGAAGCTGCCAGACGCGAACTGTCCAAGCCGCTGTACCACCAGAACGACCCCAGCCTCCTCCGCCGCGCACTGGACCGGTTCTGGGACTGGGTCGACGACCTCTTCAACTCCGCCTCCGGCGCGACCCCCGGCGGCACACTCGGACTCATCGCCGTCGCCGTACTCGTCCTCGCGCTGGCAGCCGCCCTCTGGTGGCGCCTCGGCACCCCCCGCCGCATACCCGGCACTGCGGGGACGCTCTTCGACGAGGGCCCCCGCAGCGCCGCCGAGCACCGCACCGCGGCGGAAGCACACGCGGCGGCCGGACGCTGGAACCAGGCCCTCCAGGAACGGATGCGAGCCGTCGTCCGCTCCCTGGAGGAACGGGCCCTGCTCGACCCGCGTCCCGGCCGCACCGCCGTCGAAGCAGCCCTCGACGCCGGACACCCGCTCCCCGCACACGCCGACCGACTCCGAACCGCAGCCCGCGAGTTCGACGCCGTCACATACGGCGGCCGCACAGCCGACCAGGACGCATACCTGCGGATGCGGGAACTCGACCTCGCTCTGCAACGGGCAAAGCCCCAACTGAGCCCGGCAGCCGCCGGAGCGGGGGGAACCGCCCCATGA